A window of Roseburia hominis A2-183 genomic DNA:
CCACAGCTCCTGCAATTTCTCACTTCCATACTTCTCAATCCTCCTGAATTCCCCTGTCAAAATCCCGCACCGATGCTGACGCAAATATAATAGATCCGCTCTGCGCCGCCCTTCAGCAGGACCTCCGAAACGGTATCTATCGTTGTTCCCGTCGTATAAATATCATCCACCAGCAATATTTTCTTATATTTTACTATATCTGCTGCTAATTGAAAAGCATTTTTTAAATTTGCCGCTCTTTGTCCGCCATTTAACTCCTTCTGCGGCACCGTGTTCCGCACACGGCGCACAAGCCCGGCGTCCACAGGAAGCCCCAGCTCCCTGCCAAGCGCCCGCGCGAATGTCTCGGCCTGATTGTATCCGCGCCGCCGCTTTTTCCACCGGTACATGGGCACCGGAACGATCACTTCGATTTGATTTTTAAAAACCCAGTCCTGATAAAGCGCTGCCGCCTCCCTCGCATAATACGCCGCATATTCGCGCCGGTTTGCATATTTAAACCGGTACATGGACTGCCGGATATTTCCCTGATACACAAACACGGCTTTCCCCTGGCAGTACGCATGCCTGCGCTTTCCGCAGTCCAGACAGAATTCCGCCCGCTCGCCATCCAGCGGCTTGCCGCATCGCTTGCACACCGGTTCCTCGGCAAGCCGTACAGCATCCGCGCACCTTCTGCACGGGACACATTCCGGCACCGTCACGCGGTCGCAGATCGGACATCTCGGCGGATAGATGAGACCAACGATCGTCTCCGTCCCCCACCGCAGTCCGCGTCCTGTTTTTTCTTTTCCTGTTGCGAAATCAGCCTGCATTGCATTTCCCGCTCTCCCCCCGGTCATCTGATTCCGCTTTATCCTAGCATGTCCGCCCCTTTTTTGCCATAAACATTTTCTTAATTTTTTCTTTCTTTATTTTAAGGAACGGTTGACGAATATACTTTTCCTCATTATAATTTTATCTATTAAAAGCATTAAAGCTTTAATGCAATAAAGGAGGAGATGCTTATGAAAAAAGCACACAAACTGATTTCGGCAGTATTAGTCTCCACGATGGTCTTATCCATGACCGCGTGCGGCAGTGGAGAAAAAACGTATAAGGTAGGTATCCTGCAGCAGCTGGAGCATCCGGCACTGGATCAGGCAACGCAGGGATTTCAGGATGCCCTGACCAAACTGATGGGCGATTCCGTCACCTTCGATGTGCAGAACGCACAGGGCGAGCAGGCGAACTGTTCCAGCATTGCCACCACCTTTGTCTCCAACAATTACGATCTGATCCTCGCCAATGCGACGACCGCCCTGCAGGCTTCCGCGGCGGCCACCAGCACGATCCCGGTACTCGGAACCTCCGTGACGGACTACGCAACCGCGCTCGACATTGACGACTGGACCGGCGCCACCGGAAAAAATATTTCCGGCACCTCCGATCTGGCTCCGTTAGACCAGCAGGAAGATATGCTCGTGGAACTGTTTCCAGACGCCAAGAATGTCGGCATCCTCTACTGTTCCGCAGAACCGAACTCCGTGTACCAGGCAACGGAATTCGGAAAGTATCTGGATGAGGACGGAATCTCCCACAAGGAGTACACCGTGGCAGATTCCAACGACATCGCCTCTGTCGTACAGAGTGCTGTCAGCGAAGTAGACGTCATCTACATTCCGACCGACAACACCATGGCAGGCAACACCGAAGCGATCGACAACATCACACGCCCGGCAGGCATTCCCGTCATCGCCGGCGAAGAAGGAATCTGTTCCGGCTGCGGCGTTGCGACGCTCTCCATCAGCTATTACGACATCGGCTACAAAGCGGGCGAGATGGCTTATGACATTCTGGTAAACGGCAAAGATATATCCACAATGGATATTGAATATGCCCCGAATGTCACCAAAGAGTACAATGCCGCGATCTGTTCCGATTTAGGCATCACGGTTCCGGATGATTACGTGGCAATTGATGCCGAATAATATTTTTCCTTACAAGGGGGTTTTTCCTGATGAATTATTTTATGTCGCTTGACCCGCTTGCCCTCTTCCGTTCCATGCCCGGCGCTTTCGCCCAGGGCATGGTCTGGGGACTGATGGCACTCGGTGTCTATATCACCTATCGTCTGTTGGATTTTGCGGATCTGACCGTAGACGGTTCTCTTGCAACCGGAGGTGCGGTTGCCGTCATGCTGATCCGCGGAGGTATGAGTCCGTGGGCAGCACTTATTTTTGCCTTTCTGGCAGGCATGGCCGCCGGTTTCATCACCGGTATCCTGCATACCGCTCTCGGCATTCCGGGCATTCTGGCAAGCATTTTAACCCAGATTTCCCTGTATTCCATCAACCTGAACATCATGGGCTGTTCCAACCAGGCCGTCAGTGTTGACAAGTACCCTCTGGTGGTCTCGCTCCGCTATCTGTCCGACTCCAACAGCACCCGCGTGCAGATTTTTGCGACATGCATCCTGTTCTGTTTTGCAATCGTTGCGATTCTCTACTGGTATTTCGGCACGGAGCAGGGACATGCCATCCGCGCAACCGGATGTAATCAGCAAATGGCGCGTGCGCAGGGAATCAACACCAACCTTCACACCGTCATTGCGCTCATGATCTCCAACGGTCTGGTCGGGCTTTCCGGCGGTCTCTACGCCCAGTATCAGGGTGCGGCGGACGTCAACATGGGACGTGGTGCCATCGTCATCGGTCTCGCCGCCGTCATCATCGGGGAAGTCCTTTTCGGCAGACTCTGCGCCGGGAAGAATCTCGCTTTCGCCTACACGCTGTTTTCCGTAATCGGCGGAGCGATCATCTATTATATTGTAATGAATGTGGTTTTATGGTTAAAGCTTCCTTCCGACGATCTGAAGCTTTTCTCCGCGATCGTTGTGGCAGTATTCCTTGCCATTCCTTATCTGAAATCCACACGCAAAGGAAAGGAGCGGTAACACCATGGCAGAAATGTTAAAAATAGACAATATCAAGAAAACGTTTAATCCAGGCACCATTAACGAAAAAGTTGCATTAAACGGTGTGAACCTCTCTCTCGAGGAGGGCGATTTCGTCACCGTAATCGGCGGAAACGGCGCCGGAAAATCCACCACCTTAAACGCCAT
This region includes:
- a CDS encoding ComF family protein — translated: MTGGRAGNAMQADFATGKEKTGRGLRWGTETIVGLIYPPRCPICDRVTVPECVPCRRCADAVRLAEEPVCKRCGKPLDGERAEFCLDCGKRRHAYCQGKAVFVYQGNIRQSMYRFKYANRREYAAYYAREAAALYQDWVFKNQIEVIVPVPMYRWKKRRRGYNQAETFARALGRELGLPVDAGLVRRVRNTVPQKELNGGQRAANLKNAFQLAADIVKYKKILLVDDIYTTGTTIDTVSEVLLKGGAERIYYICVSIGAGF
- a CDS encoding ABC transporter substrate-binding protein encodes the protein MKKAHKLISAVLVSTMVLSMTACGSGEKTYKVGILQQLEHPALDQATQGFQDALTKLMGDSVTFDVQNAQGEQANCSSIATTFVSNNYDLILANATTALQASAAATSTIPVLGTSVTDYATALDIDDWTGATGKNISGTSDLAPLDQQEDMLVELFPDAKNVGILYCSAEPNSVYQATEFGKYLDEDGISHKEYTVADSNDIASVVQSAVSEVDVIYIPTDNTMAGNTEAIDNITRPAGIPVIAGEEGICSGCGVATLSISYYDIGYKAGEMAYDILVNGKDISTMDIEYAPNVTKEYNAAICSDLGITVPDDYVAIDAE
- a CDS encoding ABC transporter permease, whose translation is MNYFMSLDPLALFRSMPGAFAQGMVWGLMALGVYITYRLLDFADLTVDGSLATGGAVAVMLIRGGMSPWAALIFAFLAGMAAGFITGILHTALGIPGILASILTQISLYSINLNIMGCSNQAVSVDKYPLVVSLRYLSDSNSTRVQIFATCILFCFAIVAILYWYFGTEQGHAIRATGCNQQMARAQGINTNLHTVIALMISNGLVGLSGGLYAQYQGAADVNMGRGAIVIGLAAVIIGEVLFGRLCAGKNLAFAYTLFSVIGGAIIYYIVMNVVLWLKLPSDDLKLFSAIVVAVFLAIPYLKSTRKGKER